From the Micromonospora echinofusca genome, the window GCGGGGGAGACCTCAAGGGTGGCGGTGCGGGTGTCGAGGGTGGCCTCGGTGCCGATCGGGACGCTGAGCTGGCCTGGGCCGTGACCGATCGGGAGACCGCCGAGGACGGGGACGCCGAGGTCGCCGAGGCGCTCGGAGAGCACGTCGGCGACGCCGACCGACCAGCCGTCCGCGCAGTCGGTGAACTGGCCCACCGCCACGCCGGCCAGCCCGTCGAGGGCACCGGCGCGGCGGAGCTGGGTGAGCATCCGGTCGACCTTGTAGGGCGGCTCCTGGACGTCCTCGACGAGCAGGATCGCGCCGGTCAGGTCCGGCATGTCCGGGGTGCCCAGCGACGCCACGACCAGGCAGAGGTTGCCGCCCAGCAGCGGACCGGTGGCCCGGCCGGGTACGCGTACCGCGAAGGTCTCCTCCTCGGCGACGGCGCTGACCGTGACCGGCTCGGTGGTCATCAGGGCGGCGTGCAGCGACTCGGCCGAACGCAGCGGCGTGCGCTCGGGCGACCAGGCCGCCCCCGGGCCGTGCACGCCGGCCAGCCGGGCGCCCCGCCAGAGCGCGAACTGCAACGCGGTGATGTCGGAGAAGCCGGCGACCACCTTCGGGTCGCGGCGTACGGCGGCCATGTCGATCGCGTCGACGACGCGCTGGGCGCCGTAGCCGCCCCGGGTGCAGATCACCCCGCGCACCTCGGGATCGGCGAACGCGGTGTTCAGGTCGGCGGCGCGCAGCTCGTCGGCGCCCGCGAGGTAGCCCTGCCGGGCGTACGCGTTCGGCGCCAGCACCGGCCGCAGTCCCCAGCCGGTGAGCAGCTCGACGCCCCGGGCCACCCGTTCCGGCCGGGTCGGCCCGGACGGCGACACCAGCATCACCGTGTCGCCGGGCCGCAGCACCGGCGGTCGTACGGCGGTGGCGGGGCTCGTGCGGGCGTGGTCGGACACAGCGGCTGAGCCTAGTCGCGCGGGCACGGCGCCGGGCACGCGCCGGGGCCACCCGCACGGACCACCCGTCGTCGCCGCGCCCGGCGGAGGCGTTCCGGGGTGCGTCGGGGACACCGGCTAGCCTCGACGTCGTGGCTACCGCGCTGGTGATCGAGAACGACCCGACCGACGACGTCCGCCGGCTGGGGGAGTGGCTGACGGAAGCCGGCCTCGACCTGTGGGTGGTACGCGCCCACGCCGGTGACGAGATCCCGGCCGACCTGGCGGGATACTCCGCGCTGGTCGTGCTCGGCGGCGCGCTGGCGCCGTACCCGCTGCCCGACGGGTCGCCCGCCGCGCCCTGGCTGCCGGCGCTGGAGGGGCTGCTACGCAAGGCCGTCCGGCACCGGGTGCCGACCCTCGGCATCTGCCTCGGCGCGCAGCTGCTGGCCACCGCGCACGCCGGCGAGGCCGTACGCAGCCCGAGCGGCCCGGAGGTCGGGCCCTGCGTGGTCGGCAAGCGGGACGCCGCCGACACCGACCCGCTGTTCCGCTACGTTCCGCTGATGCCCGACGTGTTCCAGTGGCACGCCGACGAGATCACCGAGCTGCCCCGGGGCGCCACCCTGCTGGCCGCCTCCACCCGCTACCCCCACCAGGCGTTCCGCCTCGGCGACCGGGCCTGGGGGTTGCAGTTCCACATCGAGTGCGACACCGCGATGATCGCCGACTGGGCCGCCGACTCGACCCTGCTCGCCGAGCTGGGCTACGACCCCGACCTGGTGGTGGCGGCCTGCCACGACGTGATGGTCGACGTCGAGGAGGTCTGGCAGCCGTTCGCCGCCCGGTTCGCCGCCCTGGCCCTGGGCGAGCTGGACGACGCCGCGCCCCGCCGTAGCCTGCCCCTGCTCGGGCAGTGATGAGCCGGCCGGCCAGGGCCGCGGGACGGCTCGCCCGCTACGGCTTCGGCACCGACGCCACCCGCGCCGCCGACATGCTCGGCCCGGACGGGCTCGGGCTGTGGCGGCCGGACGCGCAGGAGCCCGCCGACGACCGCGCGGCGGAGCTGCTCGCCGCGCTCTCCCGGGCCGCCGACCCGGATCTGGCGCTGCGCCAGCTGCACCGCCTCGTCGAGGCCGAGCGCCGGGTGGCCGCGAACGGCACCGGCCCCGCCGTCGGTCGTCCCCGGGGGAAGGCCCACCCCGGGACGCCGATCGAGGCCGAGCCTCGGGTGGCCCCGGAGCAGGCGCCCTCGGCGCTGCTGGCGGCGCTCGCCGACGACGCCGGCCTGCGCCGCCGGCTGATCGCCGTCCTCGGCGCCTCGTCCGCGCTCGGCGACCACCTGGTCGCCAACCCCGACCAGTGGCCGGCCCTGCGCACGGCTCCGGACGGGCTGGCGCCGACGGCCGAGGGACGGCTCGACCTGTCCGGCGAGGGGCAGCCGGTGGCGGTGCTGCGCAAGGCATACCGGCTGGCGCTGCTGCGGATCGCGGCGGCCGACCTGACCGGCGGCCGGGGCCTGGAGCAGACGATGGCGGCGCTCTCCGCGCTGGCCGACGCGACCCTGGCGGCGGCGTACGAGATCGCGGTCGGCGAGCTGCCGGAGGGCACCCCCCGGCCCCGGCTCGCCGTCGTGGCGATGGGCAAGTGCGGCGGCGACGAGCTGAACTACGTCTCCGACGTCGACGTGATCTTCGTGGCCGCCGAGGACGACGACCTCGCGGCGGCCACCACGGTCGCGACCCGGCTGATCCACGTCTGCGGGCTGGTCGCCTGGCCGGTCGACGCGGCCCTGCGCCCGGAGGGCAACCGGGGGCCGCTGGTGCGGACGCTGGCCAGTCACCTCGCCTACTACCGGCGCTGGGCGCGCACCTGGGAGTTCCAGGCGCTGCTCAAGGCGCGGCCGGCGGCCGGTGATCTGGCGCTGGGCCGGGAGTGGATCGACCAGCTCGCCCCGCTGGTGTGGCGGGCCGCCGAGCGGCCCGAGGCGGTCGAGGACGTCCGCGCCATGCGGCGCAAGATCATCGACCACATCCCGCCGAAGGAGCTGGAGCGCGAGATCAAGCGCGGCCCGGGCGGGCTGCGCGACATCGAGTTCGCCGTGCAACTGCTGCAACTGGTGCACGGCCGGGGCGACGAGTCGCTGCGGGTACCGGGCACGATCCCGGCGCTACGCGCGCTGGTCGCCGGCGGCTACGTCGGGCGGGCCGATGGCGAGGCGCTGCTGCGCGGCTACCGCTTCCTGCGCGGCGTCGAGCACCGTCTCCAGCTCCAGGGGCTGCGCCGCACCCACACCGTGCCGACCGAGCCGGCCGCGCTGCGCTGGCTGGCCGCCGCGCTGGGCCACACCGCCACGCCGGGCCGCAGCGCCGTCGAGGAGTTCCGCGCCGAGTGGGTCACCCACGCCGCCGAGGTACGCCGGCTGCACGCAAAGCTGCTCTACCGGCCGCTGCTGGAGTCGGTGGCCCGGGTGCCGGCCGACGGGCTGCGGCTGACCCCCGAGGCGGCCCGGCACCGGCTGGAGATCCTCGGCTTCGCCGACCCCGCCGGGGCGCTGCGTCACCTCCAGGCCCTCACCGGCGGGGTGAGTCGCACCGCCGCCATCCAGCGCACCCTGCTGCCGGTGCTGCTCAGCGAGTTCGCCGACGCCCCCGAGCCCGACCGGGGCCTGCTCAACTACCGGCAGGTGTCCGACAAGCTCGGCAGCACGCCCTGGTACCTGCGCCTGCTGCGCGACTCCGGGCCGGTGGCCCGCCGGCTGGCCCGGGTGCTCTCCTCCTCCCGGTACGCCGCCGACCTGCTGGCCCGCGAGCCGGAGGCGCTGCGGATGCTGGCCGAGGAGAGCGAGCTG encodes:
- a CDS encoding S66 peptidase family protein: MLVSPSGPTRPERVARGVELLTGWGLRPVLAPNAYARQGYLAGADELRAADLNTAFADPEVRGVICTRGGYGAQRVVDAIDMAAVRRDPKVVAGFSDITALQFALWRGARLAGVHGPGAAWSPERTPLRSAESLHAALMTTEPVTVSAVAEEETFAVRVPGRATGPLLGGNLCLVVASLGTPDMPDLTGAILLVEDVQEPPYKVDRMLTQLRRAGALDGLAGVAVGQFTDCADGWSVGVADVLSERLGDLGVPVLGGLPIGHGPGQLSVPIGTEATLDTRTATLEVSPAVR
- a CDS encoding type 1 glutamine amidotransferase encodes the protein MATALVIENDPTDDVRRLGEWLTEAGLDLWVVRAHAGDEIPADLAGYSALVVLGGALAPYPLPDGSPAAPWLPALEGLLRKAVRHRVPTLGICLGAQLLATAHAGEAVRSPSGPEVGPCVVGKRDAADTDPLFRYVPLMPDVFQWHADEITELPRGATLLAASTRYPHQAFRLGDRAWGLQFHIECDTAMIADWAADSTLLAELGYDPDLVVAACHDVMVDVEEVWQPFAARFAALALGELDDAAPRRSLPLLGQ
- a CDS encoding bifunctional [glutamine synthetase] adenylyltransferase/[glutamine synthetase]-adenylyl-L-tyrosine phosphorylase, with translation MSRPARAAGRLARYGFGTDATRAADMLGPDGLGLWRPDAQEPADDRAAELLAALSRAADPDLALRQLHRLVEAERRVAANGTGPAVGRPRGKAHPGTPIEAEPRVAPEQAPSALLAALADDAGLRRRLIAVLGASSALGDHLVANPDQWPALRTAPDGLAPTAEGRLDLSGEGQPVAVLRKAYRLALLRIAAADLTGGRGLEQTMAALSALADATLAAAYEIAVGELPEGTPRPRLAVVAMGKCGGDELNYVSDVDVIFVAAEDDDLAAATTVATRLIHVCGLVAWPVDAALRPEGNRGPLVRTLASHLAYYRRWARTWEFQALLKARPAAGDLALGREWIDQLAPLVWRAAERPEAVEDVRAMRRKIIDHIPPKELEREIKRGPGGLRDIEFAVQLLQLVHGRGDESLRVPGTIPALRALVAGGYVGRADGEALLRGYRFLRGVEHRLQLQGLRRTHTVPTEPAALRWLAAALGHTATPGRSAVEEFRAEWVTHAAEVRRLHAKLLYRPLLESVARVPADGLRLTPEAARHRLEILGFADPAGALRHLQALTGGVSRTAAIQRTLLPVLLSEFADAPEPDRGLLNYRQVSDKLGSTPWYLRLLRDSGPVARRLARVLSSSRYAADLLAREPEALRMLAEESELTPRPAAVLCEGFAAAAARHADPVEATRAIRALRRRELVRIACADLLSRAGSLAPSPPRPDGARAALGLADVTAVGTALADVTDATLAAALRAARAAQPPVPGLRFAVIGVGRLGGYESNYLSDADVLFVYDAPADAGDRAAGVARAIAEELRRLLGMPAPDPALGVDADLRPEGRQGPLVRSLAAYAQYYARWSKVWEAQALLRARFVCGDADLGAEFEAIIHPVRYPADGLSREQVVEIRRIKARVEHERLPRGADPATHTKLGRGGLADVEWAVQLLQLRHAGAIPALRGTRTLDALAAARDAGLVDPTDATEMAAGWTLAAQVRNALMLVRGREGDQLPRHGVELAGVVRLLGRDDPGEFLDEYLRTCRRSRTAMERVLDS